The sequence ggttcgaaccccacattgggcaaaagattccttcatagcagggggttggactaaatgaccctcatggtccctttccatctctatgattctaataaacTGTTAAGGGTCTAACTTGCTCTTTCCTCCAGTCTATATTTTTGGTAAACCTTCTAGcaatgatggccaaacttggctctccagctgtttcaggactacaattcccatcatccctgaccactggtcctgttagctagggatgatgggagttgtagtcccaaaacagctggagggccaagtttggccatcactgcattaTGGGCAGAAGCTTACATCCCTGttcgttttttgttgttgtttagttgtttagtcgtgtctgactcttcgtgaccccatggaccagagcacgccaggcactcctgtcttccactgcctccctcagtttggtcaaacgcatgttagtagcttcaagaacactgtccaaccatctcgtcatctgtcatccccttctccttgtgccctccatctttcccaacatcagggtcttttccagggagtcttctcttctcataaggtggccaaagtattggagcctcagcttcaggagctgtccttccagtgagcactcagggctgattaccttcagaatggataggtttgatcttcttgcactccatgggactctcaagagtctcctccagcaccataattcaaattacACATAATTATACATAATTCGTTTTTACAGGTTACTTATTTAGAGAAAAAAGTGACGGAACTGGAAAATGACAGCATGACAAACGGTGACCTGAAGAGCAAATTGAAACAGGAGAACACACACCTGGTTCACAGGTAATCTAGTATACTGCCTGCTGTTTCATTTCTGTATCCGCCACAGAGCTATATTGAGAACTTTAGGCAGAGCAAGGACTCCAGCAACAATGGAAGTGATAATGATCACTTGGACCTGCTGGCTGTCTGCTTTCAAAAGGATTTCCCTCAAAACAGAGATGTTTAGAATATTTGCAAGAGCTGAGATTTGAGGGTGGGCGGGAAAGTCTCTTAAAAAAAAGGAGTTTCCTTGGCCTAAGATTCAGGGTCTGACTAGATGTGATGCTCAATGTATTATTAGcaactatgtatttttattacatttttatgtatttattctcattttaatatatttttaatcgtttgttggaagctgcccagaatggctggggaaacccagccgggtgggcagggtataaacaataaattattattattaaattattgttttaataGAATAAGAGATCAGCACAATGGATAATTTATGGAAGAGTGGAAGCCTATTTTTGATTATGTGAGAAAATATAACAACCAAATGAAATCACAGGCAGGATTTACTtctgtttgctgttttgttttctttttctgcaaaaaaaaaataattgaacGATTTCCCAAATTTTATCCCAATTATACAAATTATTTCaaaattaataatattttgtttaagtgaCTTTCCACACGCCGTTCTCGATGTGTCCTTAACATCTGGTGTCACTGCGTTTACAAATTCTGATTTACTTCTAGTTACGTTACGTTTTGCAAAATTATCCCTTAGTCAACAGCTGCATTCtcaacttatttatttgtttttatcctgtattttatcctgtgaaccgccctgagatcttacgaCGAAGGGCggtttataaatgaaataaataaactggcgacctttttcctttttttgcttaaGAGTTCACGAACTCGAAGAACTCTTGAAAGACCAAGAGACGTCAGCTGAGCAGACTCTGGAAGAAGAGATAAAGAGGCACAGAGAAGCATATAGCAAGTACGAGAAAGAGAAGAGCACGGAAATCGAACTGCTGAACACAAGGTAATATTCATTGTTACCATGCTGGCTTTCCTCAGCCATGCTTGCCTCTACGAACGGCTTCGTTTCCAAGTTGCGACAGGGATGACTATCTAGGGAACAAAATGTGAACATGTGAACCAAGCCCCAAGACGAGCAGTCTTCTGAAATGTGGACTATCAAGGTTTCTTTacatgcagggacgcgggtggcactgcggtctaaaccactgagcctcttgggcttcccaatcagaaggttggcggttcgaatccgcacggcggggtgagctcccgttgctctgtccctactcctgccaacctagcagtttgaaagcacaccagtgcaagtagataaataggtaccactgtggcgggaaggtgatcagtgtttccatgcgctctggcttctgtcatggtgtttcgttgcaccagaagctgtttagtcatgctggccacatgacccggaaagctgtctgtggacaaacgccggctccctcggcctgaaagcgagatgagagccacaaccccatagaagagaagaagaagagtttggatttgatatcccgctttatcactacccgaaggagtctcaaagcggctaacattctcctttcccttcctccccaacaaacactctgtgaggtgagtggggctgagagacttcagagaagtgtgactggcccaaggtcacccagcagctgcatgtggaggagcggagacgcgaacccagttccccagattacgagtctactgctcttaaccattacaccacactagtcgcctttgactggacttaaccttccagggtcctttaactttaccttttacatgcagGGAGAAATTCTGTATCTAGGCATTTAAAATCCCAGGCCAAGGAGCACTGTATATGCAACCGCATGGAACTTTCCAGGAGCTGCTGTTAATGCAAGATACTTCTCTGTGCTTGCTGTCTGGAACTATGCATCATCGACCTATGCATTCCAAGACATATTTCTCAGCTATAAGGGCTAGAAACGTGCAagctttttcaaaaataaatctcGGGAGGGTGAATTTTCAATACCACATTTGGCTCTTCCTCCGTGCTCCTGCAAAATTGCTGCATCCACACAGCCCTAATTAGGCATCTGCAGCAAACTGTTTTAATTCCCTAGGCTTTTAATGAACGTTGGCATTGCTCTTCTGTACCTGTTTTTATGCTCTTCACTGGTGTATTCTGGCTTGGATTTGTTTTTGGTAATACACtctgtttttagttttgtttttattttaagtcTGTTTGTTCAGGCATGTTGGAAACTCATTGGAATGGGAAAGCAGGATTTAAATCGGTTCCTAATGAATACAATAGACAAATGGCGACTCTGTTTCTTGTTATTAGTTTAGAAGGAAACAAACGTATGACAGACCAATTTTGGATGAAGTGACTCCTGAGCAAAGTGTCCTGCCTTAACTTGATATAGTGTACAAAACTGACCATGGCTGAGAATGTTATGGGTCTTAAGtcacatttggggtgggggtggggctaagCAGACAGGAGAATCTCAGAACAATTTCTTGGGCCAAGGAAATTACTGATTAGAAAAACTGGtacgattttttttaaaaagccctgacGTTGAGCATTGTGCTCTGAAAATCGGACTCCTCAGTAGCTGATGTTTAGTTGTACTTTGCCAGTTGGCAAAAGAAGATACTTCCTTTGTGCCTGTACAGATGGACAATGTTTTCGTGTGCagtcatttatttttcttcttcaatttcAGGGTTCAACAGCTCGAGGAGGAAAACTGTGAACTCAAAACCACCGTTTTGCGGCTGAAATCGCAAAGCGAGAAACTGGATGAGGTAATGGAGCTCTTGAAAAAAAATTTGGCACCTTAACTTTCAATTGCGGCAGGTCTGTCACCTCTTAAGTCCTGACAGGTCTATAGCACGAATTTTGCCTTTATGTCATTTTATTCCTAAAGTTATATATAAACTGGCAGCCCCTAATATAATATCATGACGGCATACAAACCTGCCATTGGATAAAgctcctacagtggtacctctggttacatacgcttcagcttacatacacttcaggttacagactccactaacccagaaatagtgcttcaggttaagaactttgcttcaggatgagaacagaaattgtgctccagcggcgcggaggccctattagctaaagtggtgcttcaggttaagaacagtttcaggttaagaacggacctccggaacaaattaaggtaccactgtattagctttaGTGGATCAAGAAGCCTTCTTTTTAAGCATTTGGGAATTGGGAAACCCTGGCATCTACTATAAATCACAAAGTAATATGCCACTACATCCCAAACTACCATATGCAAACCTCTAGGacaaataaaatgggggggggggacaactgaGAGCTGATAAATGCCTTTGGAAGAATTGCATGGCAGAGCCctatgtcatgggtaggcaaactaaggcctgggggccggatcctgcccagtcgccttctaattCTGGCCCACGGACATTCcgggaaccagcatgtttttacatgagtagaatgtgtccttttatttaaactgcatctctgggttatttgtggggcctgcctggtgtttttacatgagtagaatgtgtgcttttatttagaatgcatctctgggttatttgtgcggcatagaaatttgttcattattatttttttcaaaatatagtccggccccccacaaggtctgagggacagtggaccggccccctgctgacccctgcctatgtcaactgtgcctcttattttgtttgtttgtttgaatttttaggccaccctatacctggaggtctcagggcggttcacagaaaatatcacaatacagaaaatcaaaataaaaacaataacccaataacaccccccaccaaaaaagagccgcattttaaaaggatgtcaatcagatcaaccaaaggcctggttaaaaaggaacatttttgcctggtgcctaaaggtgtacaatgaaggcgccaggagaacttccctggggagagcattccacaggcggggagccactgcagagaaggccccgttcttgcactgccaccctctggacttcttgaggaggaggcacatgaaggagggcctcagaagatgatctcagggtctgggtaggttcatatgcaggcatcagcaaacttggccctccagatgttttgggactacaactctcatcattcctagctaacaggaccagtggtcagggatgatgggaattgtagtctcaaaacatctggagggccgagtttgcctgtgcctgttcaTATGGAACGAGGCGGTCTCTTCAGTTGTAGGAAATTGCCTGTTTTGAATGCTCACCCATGTTAAAAAAAACACTGCCCTAGAAAAGCCAGCATTCTAGCATTTTCCACAACAGTTTTCTGTGCATAAGGTgggcttttggtttgatttggtgtttgtttgtttacattggGGGGGGCATTCAGACAGTCCTCTCCTCCCCTTTGAAATGACACCATTCCAGGAGGCCAAAGACAAAATATTTCTCCTGAATATGCAGAGTGGCACTTGGGTTGTAGGCAGCTTGTAACTTCTTTCTTCGTTTTCTCAGGAGAGGCAGCGAATGTCAGACCGATTGGAAGACACCAGTCTGCGGCTAAAGGATGAGATGGATTTGTATAAAAGGATGATGGACAAACTGAGACAGAACAGGATGGAATTTAACAAGGAGAGGGAGGCTACTCAGGAGGTAGATAACCATTTTTAATGGTGCTGGGCTAATATTGCCCGTGTGGAGGGGTAAATAAAGACGGGAACTTCTTAAATAGAAATTGGTTGGTATCCAatttctgtctcaggagacaatggaagcgtgtgcctttggggatgaagtcaaactgttggaaggttacagcgtaTGCAGAAAGAGATACAggacagacatgttttgttgcagctggggagaGGAAGGCGTTCAGTTGTgctactgcagatgcaccatggcgttgcTTCTCTCTACACTCCCCCCAGAGGTCCTTTCAAAATTGCACCGCAGAATTGCTTTGGGAAAGAAGTTACCAGTTGTTGGTTAGCAGCAGTTTTCAAACTGTCATGGTTGTTCAAGATcttatgaaggagcgtctccacccccatcgttctgcccggacactgaggtccagcgccgagggccttctggtggttccctcactgcgagaatccaagttacagggaaccaggcagagggccttcttggtagtggcacctgccctgtggaacaccctcccaccagatgtcaaagagaacaactactaccaaacttttagaagacatctgaaggcagccctgtttagggaagcttttaatgtttgatgtattactgtattttaatatttggttggaagccacccagagtggctggggaagcccagccacatgggcggggtataaataataatatattattattattattgttattattattagggatttTACAGTTCATGGATTGGGGCTAATAATGCCACTTGGGCTTCAGAAGGACAGACTCAAAGGTTTGAGGTCTGGGTCCATTTGGAAGTGGCTCAGTCCAGCATCTTCTTGGCCTCACAGTCCACAGTGAGCCCTAGAACATCCCCACTAATTTATTTGATTGCAATAGTCAtttggaagagagggaaagcttgACTGCCTAGTTATGGGTGAGCCACCACCTCCtctctgtgggatgtgaaacacaagagcagtcaagtacaacattcctagagtgaacatgtttacacagggggaggaatgtttgtccagccagcaggtaaacttcctgtttccttctgggctggtaCAGACTTCCTCttcatgtgactagaggtgggcatggcctcacctttgcaggtaacgacaaaagcacagggcagggcagccatctctcccttttgactacatgcattgaagaagcaacatttGCTTAGCCAAAGTTGCTCTCTTGGCTCCAGCCAAgaaaggacaaagggactgtcttcttatgagatagtttccaggtgtatgttacttttcttagctaagtctgccttctgggatcctattatgaacagaatgatgtgtgagtaaaccttattatacttttataaaagactgtgttgtgtcttatcttttatgagggaataaggggaaaataccagaacagttattatagaggctttagcgagcctgagcaaatgcatccgctgcaagtttaaaaaggggaatgttactctgctaaattgtgaacttgttaacacaagttggaaaggatataatcagacaatatatcctctcctgcatccctgaacattcccgcaCTCTCAAAGCTCAGTTTGAAACAAGCCCAATTCAGACAAGTGAATTGATTCCAGACGCATGCATGTGGAAAGGGTTCTATCTCTATAGCAGGAAATGAGGGTTTTTCCTGGGTGTGTTGTTGCTTAGTCTTTTCAGGTACATTTTTAAGTTGTCAGTTGGCTGTGTACCGCCAGATTCCGTTCTGTATGTTGGCTTAACAAATTGTACTCTCTGTGTCCTGTTTCTTCTCCCCACACAGCTTATTGAGGATTTGCGGAAGGAGCTGGAACATTTGCAGTTGTACAAGCTAGAATGTGAGCGGCCTGGTCGAGGGAGAAGCTCTTCCTCCAGCTTGAGCGAATTCAATGCGAAGACGAGAGAGGTGGAAATGGAACACGAAATTAAAAGGCTAAAGCAGGTGAGGTGTCCTTGGAGTTGGAGTGAGGGAGAGTTAGGAGACCCTCCATGACTCTttcaggaggagcaggagaaagcaaccTTTTCATTGTTGCAATGCGGAAATATCCACAATGGTATGCTGACTGACGCTTTCTTATTCAGCCTGATGCGAAATTTActtcctttctcctctccttcctctcttgATAGGAGAATCAGAAGCTTCGTGACCAGAACGATGACCTTAACGGGCAGATTCTTAGTCTTAGTCTTTACGAAGCCAAGAACCTTTTTGCAACACAAACGAAAGCTCAGTCGTTGGCCGCTGAAATTGATTCTGCCTCCAGAGATGAGGTAAAGTGTGAAAAAGAAATAGTTTGCAGCTGATTAAGTGAGTGCGCTGGCAGAGCATGTGTGTGCGcatctacacacacaccacacacacacatctgtctaataataataataataataataataataataataataatagtttataccctgcccatctggctgggtctccccagccactctgggcggctcccaacagaatattaaaaacacgataaaacatcaaacattcaaaacttcccgaaacagggctgccttcatatgtcttctaaaagtcagatactgtagttatttatttccttgacatctaatgggcgGGCACTCCGCAGAGCacgcaccactaccgagaaggccctctgcctgattccctgtcacctcacttctcacggggagggaactgccagaaggccctcggagctggacctcagtgtccgggctgagcaatATTAGTGGCAAGATTGCAAAATCTTGAGCAGACAAGATATCGATAGAATTTTGAAATCAGTTTTCCAAGCGCTGCCCAGATTTCTGTGggaggcttgctttgaaacattgGTTGGTGtaatttaaaaaagggggggtcctCCTTATCATGGAAGGTGGGCAGAATTATTCCAAAGCTGTTCACCTAAGTTAATAAGGGAGGGGGGTCCTGCCACCTGACCTTACAATTGCACACAAGGGCTGGGAATTGGTGGGGAATGGTAGAGGAGGGAGATCAGTCTTTAAAGCCACAACAAAGCGGTGATCAAAAGTGGGCATTTATATCCAGCTTAGGGTCCAGGCGGATGATCTTCTGCTTGGCTTGATTAGCATTTGATCACTCTTACTCCTTTTGCCCAACAGATTGGACCAAAGTGTCCTTTCCCCTCATTTATGCAGTCAACTGGCTGTTGGAGCAGAGTGTTCTTTCTGTTGGAGAACAGGGGCAGGAAGAGCCTTGCAGCTGCCCCTTCTCTAGCCAACAGATGGGGCAGCCTGCTTAGTCTCCCCTGTGTCATTGTATTCTTCCTGGATGGCTGGGGGAGCAGCCTCCTCATGGCCCCCGAGTGCGGAGTGTGCTGCCTTCAGCTCTGTAGTCACTGGACGacgtagaattgttgagttgggtcatctagtccaaccccctgcaaaactgGGATCCTACCTGCAGCTGCCCCTGGGTggactcgaaccaccaaccttctggttaacagccagacacactgacccatttgAATACAGAGTTAGCAGCGACTGACACCAGCACTGCACAGCCTTTTGCTAGACTCCTTATGGTCCATTGGTACGGATTAAATTTATAAAGCAAGAATGCACATGATACCTGCCCCAGCAGCCCTTGCAAGAATTCCTGGTAACCAGCAGGCATCAATTGGTCTGCTAGGAAATAACCATGATGGACCATGATCTGTCTTCTCCTATAGAGCAACTGTATTAATATTTCTGTACCACGAGGAACCTTTGCTAAACTAAGCTTTGACTtctaagagaaactgaaatatcTGTAAAGATAAATCCAaagttttttttaactttttccaGTTGTATTTTATTCAAGTGAGAATATGATTTGATATTTAGGGAGTTATGGTAAAGGAGCTTTGGCAAGGGGACAGGGATCAAAAGCTGAAGATTCGAGAGATTTCTAAGGCTTATGAACTCCCAGAGTCTCTAAAGGTAAAAGGCAATAGATGATACAGACATGCTGTAGCAAACAAATAGtgtacttaaaaaaagaaaatcaagatagaATTTTCTTTCCTGTATATTGAAGTGTCTTCCAAACTTTAGTTATGtggcgggacgcaggtggcgctgtggtctaaaccactgagcctcttgggcttgccaatcagaaggttggtggtttgaatccccacgacggggtgagttcccattgctctgtccccgctcctgccaacctagtagttcaaaagcacaccagtgcaagtagataaataggtaccgctgtggcgggaaggtaaacgttgtttccgtgcgctgtggtttccatcacggtgtcccgttgcgccagtagcagtttagtcatgctggccacatgacccagaaagctgtctgtagacaaacgccggctccctcggcctgaaagcgagataagcactgcaaccgcatagttgcctttgactggacttaaagtATGCAAACAGGTAGTTAAATTTGTGTCCTTCATACTATACACATGGTTAAACCGGGTTATCAACTTCCCAAAGATGTAGTATTCTCTTAGAAtgccaatggcgcccacctgagaggtgccggaactgagttccggagagttccggctggaaaaaagccctgacaCGTTCCCTCATCCTCCCACccttcaaaaaacaacaaaaaggtttCGGGTTGAGGAGGGAGAGGGCGCAGCGCCTCACTTGGAAGGGGAAGCGCTTCACCCTTTAGGGCTTGGACGCTTTGGGAAAGAGGACAGAGCTGGCTTTTGACTAGCCTGTATTAAGTTTACGTTCATGCCCACCCCCCTCGAAACTTTTGTGCCTTTCTGCTACTTTGTGGTCTCCCTTTCTCTGCAAATGCACAGCAAGAAAAAGAGGAACCTGTGGCAGAGCTAGGTAAaggttggtttggtttggtttggttctcattGGGGGGCAAAATACATGGGGGGAATAAGAGTTGGGTTTGGAAATATGAGCCTCAACTGCCTTTTTAACCACCTGACCTGTTTGATTCACTGAtagggggggtggaggggagagactGGGAAATCTCCACACCATCCCCTCCCCTGCCTGGTCCATtaaaataccgcatttttcgctccataagacacacctgaccataagacgcacctagtttttagaagcggaatgcaagggggggaaattatttaaagggagtgctgagcagagcctgtgcatcccaggctctgctcagtgctccctttcacgagccacatggagcatgtgtgcggcgcttgcgGACTTTTCCAGGAAgtaggggaagggacagagggactaagccagaagctagaacagcaagagggagcgctgcgcagcaatccctctcactgttctggcttctgggatagctgtgcagcctgcgttcgttccataagacgcacacacaattccccctactttttaggagggggaaagtgcatcttatagagcgaaaaatacggtaatctccaTTAAAATAAGCTGGAGGCCAAAGTGTGCCTGATCGCTCAGTAGCTCGGGGTCTTTATGTCATGTCCCAATGGAGGTTTTTGACGTAGTCCTTCCTCGTTTCAGCTCATGGAA comes from Podarcis raffonei isolate rPodRaf1 chromosome 2, rPodRaf1.pri, whole genome shotgun sequence and encodes:
- the RAB11FIP4 gene encoding rab11 family-interacting protein 4 isoform X6 — its product is MTLAQQEVHHESDMDSAIESAHSSEASDVCRSEEKDGMLGGLFLPGDKSSPLNPSAASDLSTYSTASLISNEEQFEDYGEGDDVDYTPSSPCPDDESRTNAYSDLGSSVSSSAGQTPRKMRHIYNSELLDVYCTQCCKKINLLNDLEARLKNLKANSPNRKITSTAFGRQLFHNSNFSSSNGSTEDLFRDSIDSCDNDITEKVTYLEKKVTELENDSMTNGDLKSKLKQENTHLVHRVHELEELLKDQETSAEQTLEEEIKRHREAYSKYEKEKSTEIELLNTRVQQLEEENCELKTTVLRLKSQSEKLDEERQRMSDRLEDTSLRLKDEMDLYKRMMDKLRQNRMEFNKEREATQELIEDLRKELEHLQLYKLECERPGRGRSSSSSLSEFNAKTREVEMEHEIKRLKQENQKLRDQNDDLNGQILSLSLYEAKNLFATQTKAQSLAAEIDSASRDEGVMVKELWQGDRDQKLKIREISKAYELPESLKLMEALKEQEEINYRLRQYMDKIILAILDHNPSILEIKN